From Meiothermus sp., a single genomic window includes:
- the recA gene encoding recombinase RecA: MDKERQKALEGTLKSIEKQFGKGAVMRLGEAPRQQVDVISTGSLGLDMALGIGGIPKGRIIEIYGPESGGKTTLALSIIAQAQMAGGVAAFIDAEHALDPIYAKSLGVNIDDLLVSQPDTGEQALEIVELLTRSGAVDVIVIDSVAALVPQAEIEGQMGDAFVGIQARLMSQALRKLTAALSKSNTAAIFINQIREKVGVMYGNPETTPGGRALKFYASVRLDVRKQGQPIKVGNDAVGNRVRVKVTKNKLAPPFREHEIELYFGKGIDPLADLVTVAIATEVVNKSGSWLSYGDIRLGQGKDKAAEFLKGEPRLVQEIREKVLAQAGKLSVLAASDEDETSSAVAAEA; encoded by the coding sequence ATGGATAAAGAGAGACAAAAAGCGCTGGAAGGAACCCTGAAGTCCATCGAAAAGCAGTTTGGCAAGGGGGCCGTGATGCGCCTGGGCGAAGCGCCCCGGCAGCAAGTAGATGTCATTTCCACTGGAAGCCTGGGTCTGGATATGGCCCTGGGCATCGGAGGCATTCCCAAGGGTCGAATCATCGAAATCTATGGGCCCGAATCGGGCGGCAAGACCACCCTGGCCCTCTCCATCATCGCCCAAGCCCAGATGGCCGGAGGGGTAGCGGCCTTTATAGATGCCGAACACGCTCTCGACCCCATCTACGCCAAGAGCCTGGGGGTCAACATTGACGACCTGCTGGTCTCTCAGCCCGATACCGGCGAGCAGGCCCTGGAAATTGTAGAGCTGCTGACCCGGTCGGGGGCCGTAGACGTGATTGTGATTGACTCGGTGGCGGCTTTAGTGCCCCAGGCCGAGATCGAGGGGCAGATGGGCGACGCCTTTGTGGGCATCCAGGCCCGCTTGATGAGCCAGGCCCTGCGCAAGCTAACGGCGGCCCTCTCCAAGAGCAACACCGCGGCCATCTTCATCAACCAGATTCGCGAAAAGGTGGGGGTCATGTACGGCAATCCCGAGACCACCCCCGGCGGGCGGGCCCTCAAGTTCTATGCCTCGGTGCGACTGGATGTGCGCAAGCAGGGTCAGCCCATCAAGGTGGGCAACGACGCGGTAGGCAACCGGGTACGGGTCAAGGTAACCAAGAACAAGCTGGCCCCCCCCTTCCGCGAGCACGAGATCGAGCTGTACTTTGGCAAGGGCATTGACCCCCTGGCCGACCTGGTGACGGTAGCCATCGCTACCGAGGTGGTGAATAAGTCTGGCTCGTGGCTTTCCTACGGAGATATCCGACTGGGTCAGGGCAAGGATAAAGCAGCCGAGTTCCTCAAGGGGGAGCCGCGGTTGGTTCAGGAGATCCGCGAGAAAGTTTTGGCCCAAGCTGGTAAGCTATCGGTATTGGCAGCCTCCGATGAGGACGAAACGTCTTCCGCAGTGGCTGCCGAGGCATAA
- the thpR gene encoding RNA 2',3'-cyclic phosphodiesterase, whose amino-acid sequence MRLFYAIFPPRQIQEALAEVQARVRGFKGWKLSPPHQLHLTLLFLGEQPQARLPEFRRVGQAVAAGVPAFEIELGGTGYFPPTGSPRVWFVKASGAGLEPLSQGFQQALSDIPAKAFSPHLTLARKKGPAPRIGPVVLQLKFEAKAVCLVESKLERSGSQYRVLQEFPLG is encoded by the coding sequence ATGAGGCTCTTTTATGCCATCTTTCCCCCGCGCCAGATCCAAGAAGCCCTGGCCGAGGTTCAGGCAAGGGTGCGGGGCTTCAAGGGCTGGAAGCTGAGCCCTCCCCACCAACTCCACCTCACCCTACTTTTCTTGGGGGAGCAACCCCAAGCCCGCCTACCGGAGTTTCGCCGGGTAGGGCAGGCGGTTGCGGCCGGGGTTCCTGCGTTTGAGATAGAACTAGGCGGAACCGGCTACTTTCCCCCTACCGGCTCTCCCCGGGTCTGGTTCGTCAAGGCTTCGGGGGCGGGCCTGGAACCCTTGAGCCAGGGCTTCCAGCAAGCGCTTTCGGACATTCCGGCCAAGGCCTTTAGCCCGCACCTGACCCTGGCCCGCAAAAAGGGCCCGGCCCCCCGTATCGGGCCGGTGGTGCTACAGCTTAAGTTCGAAGCCAAAGCGGTATGCTTGGTAGAGTCGAAGTTGGAGCGTTCGGGCTCGCAGTACCGCGTTTTGCAGGAGTTTCCGCTGGGTTGA